One region of Bacillus zhangzhouensis genomic DNA includes:
- a CDS encoding ABC transporter permease produces the protein MLNLIKNEHKKIMRKKITFTALGLIVVFQLAMALTLKRVISSFGGQDTVANYFAYSTNVVFILQVLAVVIGATLISTEFQKRTITFLLIRPKTRLHIFLSKYITLVLTVIYLFVFYYVLAFLFGLIFFDTDFDERTGRLFQHTFAVIGSQWVEVVMMASFAFMCSSLFRNSLIALVTSFFVLYAAKSLVPIMSLLENQWGKILLFANTDFTQYSFQGPPPFHGMSLLFSLFIVGAHFVFFVGSAWILFWKRDVNV, from the coding sequence ATGCTTAACCTCATCAAGAATGAGCATAAGAAAATCATGAGGAAAAAGATCACATTCACTGCCCTTGGATTAATCGTTGTATTTCAGCTGGCAATGGCTCTAACTTTGAAACGAGTGATATCAAGCTTTGGTGGACAAGACACAGTCGCGAACTATTTTGCTTATTCCACGAACGTCGTGTTTATTTTACAGGTGCTCGCTGTTGTTATTGGAGCAACCTTGATCTCAACAGAGTTTCAGAAAAGGACGATCACATTTTTATTGATCAGGCCAAAAACAAGACTGCACATTTTTCTGTCAAAATACATCACACTTGTGCTGACAGTCATCTATTTGTTTGTTTTTTATTATGTGTTAGCTTTTCTATTTGGTCTTATTTTCTTCGATACAGATTTTGATGAAAGGACGGGACGATTATTTCAGCATACGTTTGCCGTCATTGGATCTCAGTGGGTGGAAGTGGTCATGATGGCAAGCTTTGCTTTTATGTGTTCCAGTTTGTTTAGAAACAGTCTTATTGCACTTGTGACCTCATTTTTTGTTTTATATGCGGCAAAATCACTTGTGCCTATCATGTCCCTGTTAGAAAATCAGTGGGGGAAAATCCTCCTTTTTGCGAATACGGACTTTACTCAGTACAGCTTTCAAGGACCGCCGCCTTTTCATGGGATGAGCCTTTTGTTTTCTTTATTTATAGTGGGGGCGCATTTTGTTTTCTTTGTTGGATCGGCTTGGATTCTTTTTTGGAAACGTGATGTAAATGTGTAA
- the fbpB gene encoding Fur-regulated basic protein FbpB, giving the protein MSKKKIKTYQQLIEENKKAIMRDPQMMESIYETIDKKHQKQLAAAGRQS; this is encoded by the coding sequence ATGTCTAAGAAAAAAATCAAAACCTATCAGCAATTGATTGAAGAGAACAAAAAGGCCATTATGCGTGATCCTCAAATGATGGAAAGTATATACGAAACGATCGACAAAAAACACCAGAAACAGCTTGCAGCTGCTGGGCGTCAATCATAA
- a CDS encoding thioredoxin family protein, producing MKKITSTEQFNEIIQSDKEVIVKFFATWCPDCTRMDMFIPDILEAYAHYEWFEINKDDFPELAETYQVMGIPSLLIFKNGEKTGHLHSANAKSPEEVTEFLQEHIS from the coding sequence TTGAAAAAAATCACAAGTACTGAACAATTCAATGAAATTATCCAATCAGACAAAGAAGTCATCGTTAAATTCTTTGCAACATGGTGTCCTGACTGCACAAGAATGGACATGTTCATTCCAGACATCCTAGAAGCTTATGCTCACTATGAATGGTTTGAAATAAACAAAGATGATTTCCCTGAATTAGCGGAAACGTATCAGGTAATGGGTATTCCAAGCCTGTTAATTTTCAAAAATGGTGAAAAAACAGGCCATTTACACAGTGCAAATGCAAAATCGCCTGAAGAAGTGACAGAGTTTCTTCAAGAGCACATTTCTTAA
- a CDS encoding D-alanine--D-alanine ligase, with translation MKISLGLIYGGKSAEHNVSLQTALAVTKALNTEKFDIHPIYITEEGEWLRGEKLTEPVSNVKMLQFEQTAKTFLPTSLNESMFPQTAPDDEKIDVVFPLLHGPNGEDGTMQGLLELLNIPYVGNGVLASAAGMDKVMMKDVFAQAGLAQAKHLSFNKKDYEKATSDSLEQVEQILGYPCFVKPANMGSSVGISKCRSKEELQTAFDLAFQYDRRVVVEEGIVGRELEIGVLGNDEPKCSVVGEIAPKTDFYNYKAKYEDGDTDLIIPASVSEEEYQTIHDMAIKAFKALDGSGLVRADFFLTEKGEVLINEVNTMPGFTPFSMFPLLWKHTGVEYPELIEMLVSLAIERHQEKQTIKTTF, from the coding sequence TTGAAAATAAGTTTAGGATTGATTTACGGCGGAAAGTCAGCCGAACATAATGTATCACTGCAAACAGCCCTTGCAGTTACAAAAGCACTTAACACTGAAAAGTTCGATATACATCCAATTTATATTACAGAAGAGGGTGAATGGTTAAGAGGAGAAAAACTCACTGAACCAGTATCAAACGTCAAAATGCTTCAATTTGAACAGACCGCAAAGACGTTTTTACCAACTTCTTTAAATGAAAGCATGTTTCCACAGACTGCACCGGATGATGAGAAAATTGATGTTGTCTTCCCGTTGCTGCACGGACCAAATGGAGAAGATGGCACAATGCAAGGATTACTTGAACTGTTAAACATTCCATATGTCGGCAACGGTGTTCTTGCGTCTGCTGCGGGTATGGATAAAGTCATGATGAAAGATGTTTTTGCACAAGCAGGACTTGCACAAGCAAAGCACCTTTCTTTCAATAAAAAAGACTATGAAAAAGCGACATCAGACAGCTTAGAACAGGTGGAACAAATACTTGGCTATCCATGCTTTGTGAAACCTGCCAACATGGGATCAAGTGTTGGAATTAGCAAATGCCGCAGCAAAGAAGAACTGCAGACTGCATTTGACTTGGCTTTTCAATATGATCGTCGTGTGGTTGTAGAAGAAGGCATCGTTGGAAGAGAACTTGAGATTGGTGTATTAGGCAATGATGAGCCGAAATGCTCTGTCGTTGGTGAGATTGCACCTAAAACAGATTTTTATAATTACAAAGCAAAATATGAAGATGGCGATACAGATTTGATCATTCCGGCAAGTGTGTCAGAGGAAGAATATCAGACGATTCATGACATGGCGATTAAGGCATTTAAAGCCCTTGATGGATCTGGTCTTGTACGTGCAGACTTCTTCCTGACAGAAAAAGGTGAAGTGTTGATCAATGAAGTGAATACAATGCCTGGATTCACACCATTTAGTATGTTCCCGCTGCTTTGGAAGCACACTGGTGTAGAGTATCCAGAATTGATTGAAATGCTGGTGTCACTTGCCATTGAGCGCCATCAAGAAAAACAAACCATTAAAACAACTTTTTAA
- a CDS encoding UDP-N-acetylmuramoyl-tripeptide--D-alanyl-D-alanine ligase, which yields MIKRTVKQIAQMVGGTLSNQAFGEEEIHGVTTDTRKVSDGALFIPLIGEHFNGHTFASKAVELGASAVFWNQNEANPPEGVPVILVEDTLTALQQLAKSYLKEENPRVVGITGSNGKTTTKDMIHSVLQTAYQVHKTDGNFNNHIGLPLTILAMPEGTDIAVLEMGMSAKGEIEFLSDLAEPDAAVITNIGESHMQDLGSREAIADAKCEIIKGLKENGIFYYLGDEPLLRERASSLSQRVKTFGEAEDCDIKVTHINQLAEGTEFQVEGYAQGFLIPVLGKHNVKNALAAIAIGQHFGLNERQIAQGLMQTKLTGMRLELFKTDKGITVINDAYNASPTSMKAAIDLVGDMDGFANRILVLGDMLEMGSEEETYHYELGRYIKPEFIDRVMTYGRLGAFIAEGAKKSFGAEHVFSFMDKEELKKKLAEVAGPNDVVLVKASRGMRLEEVITAL from the coding sequence ATGATCAAACGTACAGTGAAACAAATCGCCCAAATGGTTGGTGGAACTCTATCTAATCAAGCTTTTGGCGAAGAGGAGATTCACGGAGTGACAACAGATACACGAAAAGTATCAGACGGCGCCCTGTTTATCCCGCTGATCGGAGAACATTTTAACGGTCACACATTTGCTTCTAAAGCAGTCGAGCTTGGAGCTTCAGCTGTTTTTTGGAATCAAAATGAAGCCAATCCGCCAGAAGGTGTTCCAGTTATTCTTGTAGAGGATACACTAACTGCGCTTCAACAGCTGGCGAAATCATACTTAAAAGAAGAAAATCCTCGTGTGGTCGGTATTACAGGAAGTAATGGGAAAACCACAACGAAAGACATGATTCATTCCGTCTTGCAAACAGCCTATCAAGTTCATAAAACAGACGGTAACTTTAATAATCATATCGGTCTTCCGCTCACCATTCTTGCAATGCCAGAAGGAACCGATATTGCGGTTTTGGAGATGGGCATGAGTGCAAAGGGCGAAATCGAATTTTTATCAGACCTCGCTGAGCCGGATGCAGCCGTCATCACAAATATCGGGGAATCTCATATGCAAGATTTAGGATCAAGAGAAGCCATTGCTGATGCAAAATGTGAGATCATAAAGGGCTTAAAAGAAAATGGCATCTTTTATTACTTAGGTGATGAGCCTTTGCTTCGGGAAAGAGCAAGTTCACTCTCGCAGCGTGTAAAAACCTTTGGAGAAGCAGAGGACTGTGATATCAAGGTAACGCACATCAACCAGCTTGCGGAAGGAACAGAATTTCAAGTCGAAGGATATGCCCAGGGGTTTCTCATTCCTGTATTAGGGAAACATAATGTGAAGAATGCACTTGCTGCTATTGCTATAGGCCAGCATTTTGGGCTGAATGAAAGACAAATTGCCCAAGGACTGATGCAAACGAAGTTGACAGGGATGCGTCTTGAACTGTTTAAAACAGACAAAGGAATCACTGTCATTAATGATGCGTATAATGCAAGTCCTACTTCTATGAAAGCAGCAATTGATCTTGTGGGGGATATGGACGGCTTCGCCAATCGTATTCTTGTACTTGGAGATATGCTTGAAATGGGCAGTGAAGAAGAAACGTATCATTATGAACTTGGCCGTTACATCAAGCCAGAATTCATTGATCGTGTCATGACGTATGGCCGTCTAGGTGCATTTATTGCTGAAGGAGCGAAAAAATCATTCGGGGCTGAGCACGTATTCTCCTTTATGGACAAAGAGGAACTGAAGAAAAAACTAGCTGAAGTGGCAGGACCTAACGATGTTGTGCTTGTCAAAGCCTCACGCGGAATGAGATTAGAAGAAGTCATTACTGCACTATAA
- a CDS encoding alpha/beta fold hydrolase has product MIGCLCIHGFTGAPYEVEPLAQYLKQKADWNVQSVTLPGHGEELQLKGILYQEWIATAELELLSLYRTCETVYLVGFSMGGMIASYLAAKYPVARLVLLSAAAKYVNPKQMMQDTRQMVKEFLSGLIDTNPLYDRYRHKLTSTPLSAAIEFMKLVKQTKNSLEKLHLPVLIVQGESDGIVPASSAEFIYHKVPSRQKEMFYLPDCKHHVCHEPCAQQLFEKVEHFLKKAI; this is encoded by the coding sequence ATGATTGGCTGTTTATGTATCCACGGTTTTACTGGTGCCCCTTATGAGGTAGAACCGCTGGCCCAATATTTAAAACAGAAGGCAGATTGGAATGTGCAGTCTGTCACGCTTCCGGGGCATGGGGAGGAGCTTCAATTAAAAGGCATTCTTTATCAAGAATGGATAGCGACAGCTGAACTCGAACTTCTATCTCTTTACCGAACTTGTGAGACCGTGTATTTGGTCGGCTTCTCTATGGGCGGAATGATTGCTTCTTACTTAGCAGCGAAGTATCCAGTTGCCCGTCTCGTCCTTTTAAGTGCTGCGGCCAAATATGTGAATCCAAAACAAATGATGCAAGACACAAGGCAGATGGTAAAGGAGTTCCTGTCTGGGTTAATTGATACAAACCCTTTGTATGATCGATATCGCCATAAGCTCACAAGCACACCGCTGTCAGCTGCGATAGAATTTATGAAGCTGGTAAAGCAAACGAAAAATTCGCTTGAGAAGCTTCATCTACCTGTGTTAATTGTTCAAGGTGAAAGTGATGGGATTGTGCCTGCTTCAAGTGCAGAATTTATTTATCATAAAGTCCCGTCTCGCCAGAAAGAAATGTTTTATTTACCCGATTGTAAACATCATGTTTGTCATGAGCCATGTGCCCAGCAATTGTTTGAGAAAGTAGAACATTTTTTAAAAAAAGCAATTTAA
- a CDS encoding DEAD/DEAH box helicase — MTITFQDFQLSESLMKAINRMGFEEATPIQAETIPLGLQNKDVIGQAQTGTGKTAAFGIPLVEKIDPASPNIQAIIIAPTRELAIQVSEELYKIGQDKRARVLPIYGGQDIGRQIRSLKKNPHIIVGTPGRLLDHINRRTMRLQHVETVVLDEADEMLNMGFIEDIEAILSNVPSEHQTLLFSATMPAPIKRIAERFMTNPEHVKVKAKEMTVSNIQQFYLDIHERKKFDTLTRLLDIQSPELSIVFGRTKRRVDELTEALNLRGYTAEGIHGDLTQAKRMVALRKFKEGSIDVLVATDVAARGLDISGVTHVYNFDVPQDPESYVHRIGRTGRAGRTGMAMTFITPREKDMLRAIEQTTKRKMDRMKEPTLDEAIEGQQQVTVDRLRTIISENNLNFYMTAAAELLEDHDSVTVVAAAIKMMTKEPDATPVRLTDEAPMISKRHRNNRSSSKRRDGGGYRGKSKNSRSSYGDKKRSSNDRNRSSNDRRQKKSYNN, encoded by the coding sequence TTGACTATAACGTTTCAAGATTTTCAATTAAGCGAAAGTCTCATGAAGGCTATAAACCGCATGGGATTTGAAGAAGCAACACCGATTCAAGCAGAAACGATTCCTCTCGGTCTTCAAAATAAAGATGTTATCGGACAAGCACAAACAGGAACAGGAAAAACTGCAGCATTTGGTATTCCTCTGGTTGAAAAAATCGACCCAGCGTCTCCAAATATCCAAGCGATTATCATTGCGCCAACAAGAGAATTAGCGATTCAAGTATCTGAAGAGCTATATAAAATCGGCCAAGACAAGCGTGCACGTGTACTTCCTATTTATGGTGGACAAGATATCGGCCGTCAAATCCGTTCGCTCAAGAAAAATCCTCATATCATCGTAGGGACTCCAGGACGTTTACTCGATCACATTAACCGTCGTACAATGCGTCTTCAACATGTTGAAACAGTTGTGCTAGATGAAGCAGACGAAATGCTAAACATGGGTTTCATCGAAGACATTGAAGCGATCCTTTCAAATGTACCAAGTGAACACCAAACACTTTTATTCTCTGCGACAATGCCTGCACCAATTAAGCGCATTGCAGAGCGTTTCATGACAAACCCAGAACACGTAAAAGTAAAAGCGAAAGAAATGACTGTATCTAACATCCAACAGTTTTATTTGGATATTCACGAACGTAAGAAGTTTGATACATTGACCCGTCTTCTTGACATTCAATCACCTGAGCTTTCAATTGTCTTCGGCCGTACGAAACGCCGTGTTGACGAATTGACTGAAGCACTTAACCTGAGAGGTTATACAGCTGAAGGAATTCATGGTGACCTGACTCAAGCAAAACGTATGGTTGCGCTTCGTAAGTTCAAAGAAGGTTCAATCGATGTGCTTGTAGCAACAGACGTTGCAGCTCGTGGACTTGATATCTCAGGTGTAACACACGTGTATAACTTTGACGTGCCGCAAGACCCAGAAAGCTACGTGCACCGTATTGGACGTACTGGACGTGCTGGACGTACAGGTATGGCGATGACATTCATCACACCACGTGAAAAAGATATGCTTCGTGCGATTGAGCAAACGACTAAACGTAAAATGGATCGTATGAAAGAACCTACACTAGATGAGGCGATTGAAGGACAACAGCAAGTAACAGTTGACCGTCTACGTACGATCATCAGTGAAAACAACTTGAACTTCTACATGACAGCTGCTGCTGAATTGCTGGAAGATCATGATTCTGTGACAGTGGTTGCAGCTGCCATCAAAATGATGACAAAAGAGCCAGATGCAACGCCTGTTCGTTTGACAGATGAAGCACCAATGATTTCAAAACGTCATCGTAACAACCGCAGCTCTTCTAAACGCAGAGACGGCGGAGGCTACCGTGGAAAAAGCAAGAACAGCCGTTCATCTTATGGTGATAAAAAGCGTTCTTCAAACGACCGCAATCGTTCTTCTAACGATCGTCGTCAAAAGAAATCCTATAACAACTAA
- a CDS encoding PH domain-containing protein: MRKQPQRQISLNGLKVWRIQNGIISLIFLLIDIGVFVASYYFQWPYWIGAILSGLWVLQVIFGIWLIPKIRHHIWRYEVFENEIEIQHGLIRVTRVIVPMVRVQHVDTSQGPLLRRYRLASVQITTAATVHDIPALELEEADELRDYISRLARVTEDDV, encoded by the coding sequence GTGAGAAAACAGCCGCAACGTCAAATTAGTTTAAATGGTTTAAAGGTATGGCGTATTCAAAATGGAATTATCTCATTGATTTTCTTACTCATCGACATTGGGGTATTTGTTGCTAGCTACTATTTTCAATGGCCATATTGGATTGGAGCGATCCTTTCTGGTTTATGGGTCTTACAGGTCATTTTTGGCATTTGGCTCATACCAAAAATCCGCCATCACATCTGGCGCTACGAAGTATTCGAAAATGAAATTGAAATACAGCATGGACTCATTCGCGTCACACGTGTGATTGTGCCGATGGTGCGTGTTCAGCATGTTGATACATCTCAAGGACCGCTTTTAAGGCGCTACCGTTTGGCCTCTGTTCAAATTACGACTGCTGCCACCGTTCATGATATACCGGCGCTTGAATTAGAAGAGGCAGATGAGCTTCGTGATTACATATCTCGTTTAGCAAGGGTGACCGAAGATGATGTCTGA
- a CDS encoding PH domain-containing protein, which produces MMSEPKRVHPISMFIDFISSAVTMIKNFIIPFFVLIFVNSNSSIRFYACIILAVLLLWKAVFTILEWRRFTYRMEDDEFRVESGVITKKKKYISLERIQTVNTSEGIFQRIFGLVRVQIETAGGTDGPEVSLTAITKAEAEQLKQSIFNQKKNLQEEEMTDEAGDLSDHLAAQKPMQEEINVSYRMGVPELLLAATTSSGIGVIISGCLAIYTQIDEILPLDGFFKQFSFLSHASVEIYAILIFLAVLIAWILSVGVTALQYANFAAKRKGNDIIITRGLIERHQMTIPLARIQAVKIKENIIREPFGFATVMLVSAGGSMTEKETSSVLFPLIRKKKINELLPQFTDHYHAVPETELTKVPNRSLKRYLISYGFVPLLVGVILSVRFPPWGYLGFIPLPLALFFGYLAYKQSGYTIKDSLIQMTSRGIGKTTGIILRKRMQNYTMTQSFFQKKGRVASIHTFVKSSALLDSFVVHHLEEEDATRVFDWYSYEKNQSS; this is translated from the coding sequence ATGATGTCTGAACCAAAACGTGTACATCCCATCTCGATGTTCATTGATTTTATATCAAGTGCTGTCACCATGATTAAAAACTTCATTATCCCTTTTTTCGTGTTAATTTTTGTGAACTCGAATTCGAGCATTCGCTTTTATGCATGTATCATTCTTGCTGTGCTTCTTTTATGGAAAGCCGTTTTTACCATTTTAGAATGGAGACGATTCACCTACCGGATGGAAGACGATGAATTTCGTGTGGAATCGGGTGTCATCACGAAAAAGAAAAAATATATTTCATTAGAACGAATTCAAACGGTCAATACAAGTGAAGGTATTTTTCAGCGGATTTTCGGTTTAGTGCGCGTCCAAATCGAAACGGCAGGCGGAACGGATGGTCCAGAAGTGAGCCTGACCGCGATTACAAAAGCAGAAGCGGAACAACTAAAGCAGTCGATTTTCAATCAGAAGAAAAACTTGCAGGAAGAAGAAATGACGGATGAAGCAGGTGATCTGTCTGATCATTTGGCTGCGCAAAAACCTATGCAGGAAGAAATCAATGTCTCCTATCGTATGGGTGTGCCAGAATTGCTTTTGGCTGCGACCACTTCAAGCGGTATCGGAGTCATTATATCCGGGTGTCTCGCCATCTACACGCAAATCGATGAAATTCTTCCTTTGGACGGGTTCTTCAAGCAGTTCTCTTTTTTAAGTCATGCGAGCGTTGAAATCTATGCGATTTTGATATTTCTTGCCGTATTGATCGCGTGGATCCTGAGTGTCGGGGTAACAGCACTTCAGTATGCGAATTTTGCTGCAAAGCGAAAAGGGAATGACATCATCATTACAAGAGGACTCATCGAGAGACATCAAATGACCATTCCACTTGCGAGAATTCAAGCAGTGAAAATCAAAGAAAACATTATCCGTGAGCCTTTTGGCTTTGCGACGGTGATGCTTGTTAGTGCAGGAGGTTCAATGACAGAGAAAGAAACCTCTTCCGTCTTGTTTCCGCTCATTCGGAAGAAAAAAATCAATGAATTGCTGCCCCAATTCACCGATCATTATCATGCAGTACCAGAAACAGAGCTGACAAAGGTGCCAAATCGTTCCCTCAAACGCTACCTGATCTCTTATGGCTTTGTGCCGTTACTTGTAGGTGTCATCCTGTCGGTACGCTTTCCGCCATGGGGGTATTTGGGATTCATTCCGTTACCACTTGCCCTATTCTTTGGCTACTTAGCTTATAAACAATCAGGATATACAATCAAAGATTCATTGATTCAAATGACATCAAGAGGCATTGGCAAGACCACTGGCATTATCTTGAGAAAACGAATGCAAAACTATACAATGACGCAATCTTTTTTCCAAAAGAAAGGCCGGGTCGCAAGTATTCACACCTTTGTGAAATCTTCTGCGCTGCTTGATTCCTTTGTTGTGCATCATCTTGAGGAAGAAGATGCAACACGTGTATTTGACTGGTATTCGTATGAAAAAAATCAATCGTCTTAA
- a CDS encoding rhomboid family intramembrane serine protease codes for MFIRTESFQQFIRLYPIVTAILALQIGLWLIFAVPIPIIQLGQDHLVGFNDGVAAGEWWRLITPIFLHGSLTHILFNSMSLFLFAPALEHLLGKIRFLIIYLGAGFIGNLGTYWVEPLEYVHVGASGAIFGLFGVYLYLVLFKPHMMDRGNSQVILTILAVSVIMTFVNSNINIMAHLFGLIGGMLLAPITLFFHSKKRRY; via the coding sequence ATGTTTATTCGAACGGAAAGCTTTCAACAATTTATTAGATTGTATCCAATCGTAACTGCGATCCTTGCTTTACAAATCGGCCTGTGGCTTATATTTGCGGTTCCTATCCCTATTATCCAGCTTGGACAGGATCATCTCGTCGGTTTCAATGATGGTGTAGCGGCTGGGGAATGGTGGCGTCTCATCACACCTATTTTTCTCCACGGAAGTCTCACGCATATTTTATTCAATTCCATGTCCCTTTTCTTGTTCGCCCCAGCGCTTGAACATTTGCTCGGGAAGATTCGATTTCTGATCATTTATCTAGGTGCAGGGTTCATTGGCAATCTCGGAACCTATTGGGTGGAGCCTTTAGAGTATGTACACGTCGGCGCTTCTGGTGCGATCTTCGGTTTGTTTGGGGTTTATCTATACCTTGTCCTGTTTAAACCACACATGATGGACCGCGGCAATTCACAAGTGATTTTAACGATTCTTGCTGTTTCTGTCATCATGACGTTCGTCAATTCGAACATCAATATCATGGCTCACTTATTTGGATTGATCGGCGGTATGCTTCTAGCACCTATTACGCTGTTCTTCCATTCGAAAAAAAGACGCTATTAA
- a CDS encoding outer membrane lipoprotein carrier protein LolA, translating to MKRVRKSFVLLVTGILFVLILSACGQKSQQDIVGDLNKKAEEMTSYKAKAKMTIETGNDPQEYQVEIWYKKPELYRVYLENPKKDQSQVILRNGNGVFVLTPSLNKSFRFHSDWPNNSSQVYLFESLVKDIKNDSAAQFKTKESKYVFETKTNYQHNQMLPTQEITFHKKTMAPASVKVLDSDKKPMVKVEFSHFEFNKSFDKDAFDEKKNMTLSQMDVATSADPSDSFAVKTPVDMPEGVKKMEEKEMMTDAGKRYVMTYGGKKSFTLIQEKARVAEASTPVTMNGEPVDLGMTVGVLTDQSLSWTSDGVDYLISSSDLSKEELLMVAKSVEGQSAK from the coding sequence TTGAAAAGGGTGAGAAAAAGCTTTGTTTTGCTTGTAACGGGAATCCTTTTTGTACTGATTCTCTCCGCATGCGGTCAAAAATCTCAGCAGGATATCGTGGGGGATTTAAACAAAAAGGCAGAGGAAATGACATCATACAAAGCCAAAGCAAAAATGACTATTGAGACAGGAAATGACCCGCAGGAGTACCAGGTAGAAATTTGGTACAAAAAGCCGGAGCTTTACCGTGTCTATTTAGAAAATCCGAAAAAGGATCAGAGTCAAGTCATTTTAAGAAATGGCAATGGTGTATTTGTGCTGACACCTTCATTGAACAAGAGCTTCCGTTTCCATAGTGATTGGCCGAATAATAGCAGTCAGGTCTACTTATTCGAATCACTTGTGAAGGACATTAAAAATGACAGTGCAGCTCAGTTCAAAACGAAAGAGTCAAAGTATGTGTTCGAAACCAAGACCAATTATCAGCACAACCAAATGCTGCCTACCCAAGAGATTACCTTTCATAAGAAAACAATGGCGCCTGCCAGTGTGAAAGTGCTGGATAGCGACAAAAAGCCAATGGTGAAAGTGGAATTCTCTCACTTTGAATTCAATAAATCCTTTGACAAAGATGCATTTGATGAGAAGAAAAACATGACACTCTCTCAAATGGATGTTGCCACAAGTGCAGACCCATCTGACAGCTTTGCGGTGAAAACACCAGTTGATATGCCAGAAGGCGTGAAGAAGATGGAAGAGAAAGAAATGATGACAGATGCTGGGAAGCGTTATGTGATGACGTACGGCGGCAAGAAATCCTTCACACTCATCCAGGAAAAAGCGAGAGTAGCTGAAGCGTCTACGCCTGTCACGATGAATGGCGAGCCGGTCGATCTTGGTATGACAGTAGGGGTTCTGACAGATCAATCCCTCTCATGGACATCTGACGGAGTTGACTACTTAATTTCCTCAAGTGATCTATCGAAGGAAGAGCTTTTGATGGTCGCAAAGAGTGTAGAAGGCCAGTCAGCTAAATAA
- the alr gene encoding alanine racemase codes for MDTNAFYRDTWAEINVTAIKHNVSHMKDHIGQNVQLMAVVKANAYGHGDIEVARAALKAGADLLAVAFLDEAISLRNKGIKEPILILGAVPPEYVKTAVRFNVIMTAYSIDWLREVVSMVKEQMGQPIRFHLKIDSGMNRLGVKTLEQVNEVKKLVSEHSYLQLEGVFTHFATADEKDENYFDRQVDTFQTLLQPLHTEKLLVHCANSAAGVRFKEVLFNMVRFGISMYGLSPSEEIKDELPFKLEEAMSLHTKLVHVKLIQKGESVSYGATYTANQDTWIGTVPVGYADGWIRKLAGTEVLVGGKRRKIAGRICMDQFMVELKENLPVGEPVVLIGEQGEEMVSVDEIAKRLETINYEVTCSIGHRVPRVYIEDGKRVHVRNPLL; via the coding sequence ATGGACACAAATGCCTTTTATAGAGACACATGGGCAGAAATTAATGTAACAGCAATCAAGCACAATGTTTCACATATGAAAGATCATATCGGTCAAAATGTTCAACTAATGGCTGTTGTGAAAGCCAATGCATATGGACATGGAGATATAGAAGTGGCAAGAGCTGCTCTCAAAGCAGGTGCAGACTTGTTAGCTGTAGCCTTTTTAGATGAGGCCATTTCTTTAAGAAATAAAGGCATTAAAGAACCGATTCTTATACTCGGCGCAGTACCGCCGGAGTATGTCAAAACCGCCGTTAGATTCAATGTGATCATGACTGCTTACTCCATCGATTGGCTGAGGGAAGTCGTCAGTATGGTGAAAGAGCAGATGGGACAACCCATTCGTTTTCATTTGAAAATAGACAGCGGAATGAATCGTTTAGGTGTGAAAACGTTAGAACAAGTGAACGAAGTAAAGAAGCTTGTCAGCGAGCATTCTTATTTACAGCTGGAAGGAGTATTTACTCACTTTGCAACAGCGGATGAAAAGGATGAGAACTATTTTGATCGGCAGGTCGACACCTTTCAAACCTTGCTTCAGCCGCTTCACACGGAAAAACTGCTCGTTCATTGTGCCAATAGTGCAGCAGGTGTAAGATTTAAAGAAGTGTTGTTTAATATGGTTCGCTTCGGCATCAGTATGTACGGCCTGTCACCATCAGAAGAAATCAAAGATGAACTTCCTTTCAAACTGGAAGAAGCCATGTCCCTTCATACAAAGCTTGTCCATGTGAAGCTCATTCAAAAGGGTGAGAGTGTCAGCTATGGGGCGACGTATACCGCCAATCAAGATACATGGATCGGTACGGTTCCAGTCGGCTATGCAGACGGATGGATCCGGAAGCTGGCAGGCACGGAAGTACTAGTTGGCGGAAAACGCCGGAAGATTGCCGGAAGGATATGTATGGATCAATTCATGGTTGAACTGAAAGAGAACCTTCCAGTAGGGGAGCCAGTCGTTTTGATTGGTGAACAAGGTGAAGAAATGGTATCAGTCGATGAAATTGCAAAAAGGCTTGAAACCATTAACTATGAAGTTACATGCTCCATCGGCCACCGCGTCCCAAGAGTCTATATAGAAGACGGCAAAAGGGTGCATGTACGGAATCCGCTGCTATAA